A window from Haloarchaeobius amylolyticus encodes these proteins:
- a CDS encoding RNA ligase partner protein, protein MSTHPLKQRFVVDTSTFLTQEIRRDDEDLDATLTRVLDLISRAKLDLNISCYMPPSTYQELLNMLENRDVSDDVLASLNTWIIKKAPARLEVMIPAELVYGFIGEMTDRVNRGLRVSEKAVRKAEETRVDRGDDADDTMTEVDYVISDLRDEYRKTLRQGVLDSREDLDLLVLARELDAGVVTEDQGIINWADDFGLRYLEGRDFPRLLEDYLDAVDGMQ, encoded by the coding sequence ATGTCGACGCACCCCCTCAAGCAGCGGTTCGTCGTGGACACCTCGACGTTCCTCACCCAGGAGATACGACGCGACGACGAGGACCTCGACGCGACCCTGACCCGCGTGCTGGACCTCATCTCGCGGGCGAAACTGGACCTCAACATCTCCTGTTACATGCCGCCGTCGACCTACCAGGAGCTGCTGAACATGCTGGAGAACCGGGACGTCTCCGACGACGTGCTGGCGAGCCTGAACACGTGGATCATCAAGAAGGCCCCCGCCAGACTGGAGGTCATGATCCCGGCTGAACTCGTCTACGGATTCATCGGCGAGATGACCGACCGGGTGAACCGCGGCCTGCGAGTCTCGGAGAAGGCCGTCCGGAAGGCCGAGGAGACCCGGGTCGACCGGGGCGACGACGCCGACGACACGATGACCGAGGTGGATTACGTCATCTCGGACCTGCGCGACGAGTACCGGAAGACGTTGCGCCAGGGCGTCCTGGACTCCCGCGAGGACCTCGACCTGCTGGTGCTGGCGCGCGAACTCGACGCCGGCGTCGTCACCGAGGACCAGGGCATCATCAACTGGGCCGACGACTTCGGCCTGCGCTACCTGGAAGGCCGTGACTTCCCGCGCCTGCTGGAGGACTACCTCGACGCGGTCGACGGGATGCAGTAG
- a CDS encoding CBS domain-containing protein: protein MDINNVVTTNYPTTDADSRVSKLTAHFEDPSTRAVVVTDDGEVLGVVTRRQFLSSHRNPDAKVRGLVWHVPSVAPTADVREVAGLMREADSGLLPVEEGGDLVGVVTVDAIVEAVRPALSDISVGAVTTADPITFEPSNTVGEAINRFRTEHISHLPIVENGSPVGVLSLVDVVPFTARKTERTQGGSSGNESTGTGHGGFGSREGDSDRLLDVPVRDFMSTPVVTAEPTDSFGHAVDMMLERDVSSVVVVEDGKVVGIVTTTDLLDALVREAPGRRAVQVYGMDLLDDISYEEVVDLIEGTMKDAPMSLLDAKVHLHEHDETLRGTPLLYARMRLFTDDGRYIASGEGYGASQAIASARDAVRRQLIDDKTYAQSKKKPAPEEKARMRGWTTGEE from the coding sequence ATGGACATCAACAACGTCGTCACGACGAACTACCCGACGACCGACGCCGATTCTCGTGTCTCGAAACTCACCGCCCACTTCGAGGACCCCTCGACGCGCGCGGTCGTCGTCACGGACGACGGTGAGGTACTCGGTGTCGTCACTCGACGGCAGTTCCTCTCCTCGCACCGCAACCCCGACGCGAAGGTTCGCGGGCTGGTCTGGCACGTCCCCTCGGTCGCCCCCACCGCGGACGTGCGCGAGGTCGCCGGGCTGATGCGGGAGGCCGACTCCGGCCTGCTGCCGGTCGAGGAGGGTGGAGACCTCGTCGGCGTCGTCACGGTCGACGCCATCGTCGAGGCCGTACGGCCGGCCCTCTCGGACATCTCGGTCGGGGCGGTCACGACCGCCGACCCCATCACGTTCGAACCGTCGAACACGGTCGGGGAGGCCATCAACCGCTTCCGCACCGAGCACATCTCGCACCTGCCCATCGTCGAGAACGGCTCGCCGGTCGGCGTCCTCAGCCTGGTGGACGTGGTGCCCTTCACGGCCCGGAAGACCGAGCGGACCCAGGGCGGCTCCTCCGGCAACGAGTCGACGGGCACCGGCCACGGCGGCTTCGGCAGCCGGGAGGGCGACTCCGACCGCCTGCTCGACGTGCCCGTCCGGGACTTCATGAGTACGCCCGTCGTGACGGCCGAACCGACCGACTCGTTCGGCCACGCCGTCGACATGATGCTGGAGCGTGACGTGTCCTCGGTCGTCGTGGTCGAGGACGGCAAGGTCGTCGGCATCGTGACGACCACCGACCTGCTCGACGCGCTCGTCCGGGAGGCCCCCGGCCGCCGCGCCGTCCAGGTGTACGGGATGGACCTGCTCGACGACATCAGCTACGAGGAGGTCGTCGACCTCATCGAGGGCACGATGAAGGACGCCCCGATGAGTCTGCTCGACGCGAAGGTACACCTGCACGAGCACGACGAGACGCTCCGTGGCACCCCGCTCCTGTACGCCCGGATGCGCCTGTTCACCGACGACGGGCGCTACATCGCCTCCGGCGAGGGCTACGGCGCGAGCCAGGCCATCGCCAGCGCGCGCGACGCGGTCCGCCGGCAGCTCATCGACGACAAGACCTACGCCCAGAGCAAGAAGAAGCCGGCGCCCGAGGAGAAGGCCCGGATGCGTGGCTGGACCACCGGCGAGGAATAG
- a CDS encoding winged helix-turn-helix domain-containing protein, whose amino-acid sequence MEPTESDAAPELAFWLLSDETRVAILRALWETGDRPVSFSDLRERVGNPNSGQFNYHLGKLREHFVAKGEDGYELTQAGREVVRAVLAGTLTEQPQVDRAEIDGHCVECGGTLVVRYDEYGIVECSACGETVMWNEFPPAGLSGRSPGAVAAAFDEWTRSRFHLAMDGICPNCAGEMSMTVEGDPDAGGVSSHHRCGNCKYEARAPLFGHVVRHPAVVSFYYDRGIDVADLPYWELQALAREFDETVSTEDGWTATVTIEADDESLRLTLDDSLAVTTVDWSGR is encoded by the coding sequence ATGGAACCCACAGAGTCGGACGCCGCCCCCGAGCTCGCGTTCTGGCTCCTGAGCGACGAGACACGGGTCGCCATCCTCCGGGCACTCTGGGAGACCGGGGACCGGCCCGTCTCATTCAGCGACCTCCGGGAGCGGGTCGGGAACCCCAACAGCGGACAGTTCAACTACCACCTCGGCAAGCTCCGGGAGCACTTCGTCGCGAAGGGCGAGGACGGCTACGAGCTGACACAGGCGGGCCGGGAGGTCGTCAGGGCGGTCCTCGCGGGGACGCTCACCGAGCAACCGCAGGTCGACCGGGCCGAGATCGACGGCCACTGCGTCGAGTGCGGCGGGACGCTCGTCGTCCGGTACGACGAGTACGGCATCGTGGAGTGCTCGGCGTGCGGGGAGACGGTGATGTGGAACGAGTTTCCTCCTGCGGGCCTGTCCGGGCGGTCGCCGGGGGCGGTCGCGGCCGCGTTCGACGAGTGGACCCGGAGTCGCTTCCACCTCGCGATGGACGGCATCTGCCCGAACTGTGCCGGCGAGATGTCGATGACGGTGGAGGGCGACCCGGACGCTGGCGGCGTCTCCTCGCACCATCGCTGTGGGAACTGCAAGTACGAGGCCAGAGCACCCCTGTTCGGGCACGTGGTCAGACACCCTGCCGTGGTCTCGTTCTACTACGACCGCGGCATCGACGTCGCCGACCTTCCCTACTGGGAGTTGCAGGCACTCGCACGCGAGTTCGACGAGACGGTGTCGACCGAGGACGGCTGGACCGCCACCGTCACCATCGAAGCCGACGACGAGTCCCTCCGGCTCACCCTCGACGACAGCCTCGCGGTCACGACCGTCGACTGGTCAGGTCGCTAA
- a CDS encoding SRPBCC family protein produces the protein MTRIRTNRSIDAPADVVWAVVTDPEVYATVAPNLTAVEIVEGEGAGMVRRCTDTDGNAWLETVTHWDEGQSFAVAVDTASSELHRRLFSRFEGEWRVSTGPEGVTVTVAFDFDTKYGPLGWLVARYFQYRAPALIEAIFDGWEAEIDSRLGAADHSPGETADPEDGTRTNQLYR, from the coding sequence ATGACCCGAATACGGACGAACCGGTCGATAGATGCACCCGCGGACGTGGTCTGGGCGGTCGTGACGGACCCCGAGGTCTACGCGACGGTCGCGCCGAACCTCACCGCGGTCGAGATTGTCGAGGGCGAGGGAGCCGGAATGGTCCGCCGCTGTACCGACACCGACGGGAACGCGTGGCTGGAGACGGTCACCCACTGGGACGAGGGGCAGAGCTTCGCCGTGGCGGTCGACACCGCCTCCAGCGAGTTACACAGACGGCTGTTCTCGCGGTTCGAGGGCGAGTGGCGCGTCTCGACGGGGCCCGAGGGCGTCACCGTCACCGTCGCGTTCGACTTCGACACGAAGTACGGCCCGCTCGGCTGGCTCGTCGCGAGGTACTTCCAGTACAGGGCCCCGGCGCTGATAGAGGCGATCTTCGACGGCTGGGAGGCCGAGATAGATTCGCGACTCGGCGCTGCCGACCACTCCCCCGGAGAGACGGCCGACCCGGAGGACGGGACGCGGACGAACCAGCTCTACCGGTGA
- a CDS encoding DUF5367 family protein — protein sequence MHVESTARQTFARKTLGSLVLWGLTVWLVVAIMIRLVGHVLLSPATPLVVAGFFVSVVPMMALVTYPVYRWAGIPHQDRATAAALLSIPGMFLDVLLVLFAGTVFPQMEQDAVVVFGAILLFGYAVVLLTGFVPAGREST from the coding sequence ATGCACGTAGAATCCACGGCACGACAGACGTTCGCACGCAAGACGCTCGGTTCGCTGGTCCTCTGGGGACTGACGGTCTGGCTGGTCGTGGCCATCATGATACGACTGGTCGGGCACGTCCTGCTCTCGCCGGCGACCCCGCTCGTGGTCGCCGGCTTCTTCGTCTCGGTCGTCCCGATGATGGCCCTCGTCACCTACCCCGTCTACCGCTGGGCCGGCATCCCGCACCAGGACCGGGCAACCGCAGCCGCGTTGCTGTCCATCCCCGGGATGTTCCTCGACGTCCTCCTCGTCCTGTTCGCGGGGACCGTGTTCCCGCAGATGGAGCAGGACGCGGTCGTCGTCTTCGGGGCGATCCTCCTCTTTGGCTACGCGGTGGTGCTCCTGACCGGGTTCGTTCCGGCAGGTCGGGAGTCCACGTGA
- a CDS encoding MTH865 family protein — protein MVDKDDLREQMIDAFGGADYPISSPMDLVPALPNGPGTRFESGDFSMTAMELQTKLPGGDFPYDDVESFVDDVMENLEEGGHLN, from the coding sequence ATGGTCGACAAAGACGATCTTCGAGAACAGATGATCGACGCCTTCGGTGGCGCTGACTACCCCATCTCCAGCCCGATGGACCTCGTCCCGGCACTCCCGAACGGCCCCGGCACCCGCTTCGAGTCCGGCGACTTCTCCATGACGGCGATGGAACTCCAGACCAAGCTCCCCGGCGGCGACTTCCCCTACGACGACGTCGAGTCCTTCGTCGACGACGTCATGGAGAACCTCGAGGAAGGCGGCCACCTGAACTGA
- a CDS encoding helix-turn-helix domain-containing protein — protein MRAVTFTLGRPDSPHIAYRMFDPDSAFEREEIYHLNVLADGSVVLLGRVRGDLEVVRRLLDEEADVLGYSISQADGRSGLAYVHARPPPEMKEFLQLPRTHEVLFDFPLESTSDGRLEVVMIGETNAVLQEALAAIPGELAVRVERIGPYPDPREQVVSLLTDRQREVLDVALDLGYYDIPRQATHRDIADQLGLSVGTVSEHLQKVESTVFGHIRT, from the coding sequence ATGAGAGCCGTCACGTTCACGCTCGGGCGACCGGACAGCCCGCACATCGCCTACCGGATGTTCGACCCGGACTCGGCGTTCGAACGCGAGGAGATATACCACCTCAACGTCCTCGCCGACGGCTCCGTCGTCCTGCTCGGCCGCGTCCGGGGTGACCTGGAGGTGGTGCGACGACTGCTTGACGAGGAGGCGGACGTGCTCGGGTACAGCATCTCGCAGGCCGACGGTCGCAGCGGGCTGGCCTACGTGCATGCCCGGCCACCGCCCGAGATGAAGGAGTTCCTGCAGCTCCCGCGCACCCACGAGGTCCTGTTCGACTTCCCGCTCGAGAGCACCAGCGACGGCCGGCTCGAGGTCGTGATGATCGGCGAGACGAACGCGGTGCTACAGGAGGCGCTGGCGGCGATACCCGGGGAACTCGCGGTGCGCGTGGAGCGCATCGGTCCGTACCCGGACCCGAGAGAGCAGGTGGTGTCCCTGCTGACCGACCGCCAGCGAGAGGTGCTCGACGTCGCCCTCGACCTCGGCTACTACGACATCCCGCGGCAGGCGACCCATCGGGACATCGCCGACCAGCTGGGGCTCTCCGTCGGGACCGTGAGCGAACACCTCCAGAAGGTCGAATCGACGGTGTTCGGGCACATCCGCACCTGA
- a CDS encoding peroxiredoxin family protein translates to MTTRQADRHRTTEPTDRYNYRHFGPAYYDFRTFDGPRPGEEAPDFEATTLDGETVRLSDFEDEWVVLETGSLTCPITDSKVHAMDRLQRRFDDVVFVLLYTREAHPGEHYDAHGSFQEKLDRAREFAAEYDVERTVLVDDVEGTAHRTYGGMPNSVHVVNPDGVVVMRGDWNDVATVEEVLEHRERDRVYERDIYRGRPLFFTEKKGVVRVLVDAGPRAVWDFVKHAPSLALMHLRKEFRSKRSKR, encoded by the coding sequence ATGACCACGCGACAGGCGGACAGGCACCGGACCACCGAGCCGACGGACCGCTACAACTACCGCCATTTCGGGCCGGCGTACTACGACTTCAGGACATTCGACGGGCCGAGGCCGGGTGAGGAGGCACCCGATTTCGAGGCGACCACGCTCGACGGGGAGACGGTGCGGCTCTCCGACTTCGAGGACGAGTGGGTCGTGCTCGAGACCGGGAGCCTGACGTGCCCCATCACGGATTCGAAGGTCCACGCCATGGACCGGCTCCAGCGACGGTTCGACGACGTGGTGTTCGTGCTGCTGTACACCCGCGAAGCCCACCCCGGCGAGCACTACGATGCCCACGGCTCGTTCCAGGAGAAACTCGACCGGGCACGCGAGTTCGCGGCCGAGTACGACGTCGAACGCACGGTCCTGGTGGACGACGTCGAGGGGACGGCCCACAGGACGTACGGCGGGATGCCGAATTCGGTCCACGTCGTGAACCCCGACGGGGTTGTCGTGATGCGGGGCGACTGGAACGACGTGGCGACCGTCGAGGAGGTACTGGAGCACAGAGAACGCGACCGGGTCTACGAGCGCGACATCTACCGGGGACGCCCGCTGTTCTTCACCGAGAAGAAGGGCGTGGTCCGGGTCCTGGTCGACGCAGGACCGAGAGCGGTCTGGGACTTCGTCAAGCACGCACCGAGTCTCGCGCTGATGCACCTGCGGAAGGAGTTCAGGAGCAAGCGGTCGAAGCGGTAG
- a CDS encoding type IV pilin, with product MVRRRQVGRSVSPTTGTVLLVGIVVLLAILVTQAATGLATTTEPAPLGTFEVEYVPTGAGNYGTVNGTTVFNGPYLNVTHVGGTTADGTRLFVVDGDGNEVAWADVWTGGETVESGEFLHIDGEFSDGALNHVCPGEAYRLVWRSESGWQAILAETTVPDGEQTLPDPTWCD from the coding sequence ATGGTACGACGACGACAGGTGGGTCGGTCGGTGTCTCCCACGACCGGGACGGTGCTGCTGGTGGGAATCGTGGTGCTGCTGGCCATCCTCGTGACCCAGGCCGCGACGGGGCTGGCGACGACGACCGAGCCGGCACCACTCGGGACGTTCGAGGTCGAGTACGTCCCGACGGGGGCGGGAAACTACGGCACCGTGAACGGGACGACCGTGTTCAACGGCCCCTACCTGAACGTCACCCACGTCGGCGGGACGACCGCCGATGGGACCCGGCTGTTCGTCGTGGACGGAGACGGCAACGAGGTCGCCTGGGCCGACGTCTGGACCGGCGGCGAGACCGTCGAGAGCGGGGAGTTCCTCCACATCGACGGTGAATTCAGCGACGGCGCGCTGAACCACGTCTGCCCGGGCGAGGCGTACCGGCTCGTCTGGCGGTCCGAGTCCGGCTGGCAGGCCATCCTCGCGGAGACCACGGTTCCGGATGGCGAACAGACCCTGCCCGACCCGACCTGGTGCGACTGA
- a CDS encoding archaea-specific SMC-related protein, with protein sequence MSSQVPEPAVSVEAENVGGIDETRVELAAGVTVLAGRNATNRTSFLQALMAALGSERVSLKGDAQAGSVELETPEATYTRSLERGPEGVRFGGDPLLDDPEVADLFAFLLEDNPARQAVERGDDLWELVMRPVDTDAIEAEVNRLEAQKEELDRQLEELSAVKERLPTLEQQRNEVDADIEETEAELAAVEAELEAAEADLTDESVDDVLTDLNEVRGDLEDVRFALQSERESAESLESEQRDLREELESLPEQPAAELAELQEDLERYRERKRRLDSVTSTLQNLLSFNREMLEGEHADLFDRLVAVEKGEEDGSAEDDGGSAGLDTDAGPVDPGEALCWTCGSTVETDQLEGMLDRLQSAYQDARAERSTVVSELEDVQAEKRAAERKRDRRESLREDIEAIEMELAERRRRIGDLERRRDDLEAEVSALEAEVDERREADEDELVALHERANDLEFELGRLHERRADLTEQISDLEAELEREADLRERREQVAADLEAERTKIDRLEADVVESFNDHMAELLDLLGYENVERIWIERKRAGDDEVTRSTFDLHVIRSDETGATYEDSIVHLSESERTVTGLTFALAGYLAHEVYEEVPVVLLDSLEAVDSARIAAVVEYFESYADYLVVALLHEDAEALPDEYRRVTDI encoded by the coding sequence ATGAGTTCGCAGGTACCTGAGCCGGCCGTCAGCGTGGAGGCCGAGAACGTCGGCGGCATCGACGAGACGCGGGTCGAGCTGGCAGCGGGCGTGACGGTTCTCGCGGGCCGGAACGCGACGAACCGGACCTCGTTCCTGCAGGCCCTGATGGCCGCGCTCGGCAGCGAGCGCGTCTCGCTGAAGGGCGACGCGCAGGCGGGGTCGGTCGAACTGGAGACCCCCGAGGCGACCTACACCCGGAGCCTCGAACGCGGGCCCGAGGGCGTCCGCTTCGGCGGCGACCCGCTGCTCGACGACCCGGAGGTGGCGGACCTGTTCGCGTTCCTGCTGGAGGACAACCCGGCGAGGCAGGCCGTCGAGCGCGGCGACGACCTCTGGGAGCTGGTGATGCGCCCGGTCGACACCGACGCCATCGAGGCCGAGGTGAACCGACTGGAGGCACAGAAGGAGGAACTCGACCGCCAGCTGGAGGAGCTTTCGGCCGTGAAAGAGCGGCTCCCGACGCTCGAACAGCAGCGCAACGAGGTCGACGCCGACATCGAGGAGACCGAGGCGGAACTCGCGGCGGTGGAGGCCGAACTCGAGGCCGCCGAGGCAGACCTGACCGACGAGTCCGTCGACGACGTCCTCACCGACCTGAACGAGGTCCGTGGCGACCTCGAGGACGTCCGGTTCGCGCTCCAGAGCGAGCGCGAGAGCGCCGAGTCCCTGGAGTCTGAGCAGCGTGACCTGCGCGAGGAACTCGAGTCACTCCCCGAGCAACCGGCGGCCGAACTCGCCGAGCTACAGGAAGACCTGGAGCGCTACCGCGAGCGCAAGCGCCGGCTCGACTCGGTGACGAGCACGCTCCAGAACCTGCTCTCGTTCAACCGGGAGATGCTCGAGGGCGAGCACGCCGACCTGTTCGACCGGCTGGTCGCGGTCGAGAAGGGAGAAGAGGACGGGTCGGCCGAGGACGACGGAGGTAGCGCCGGCCTCGACACCGACGCAGGGCCCGTCGACCCCGGCGAGGCACTGTGCTGGACCTGCGGGTCGACGGTCGAGACCGACCAGCTGGAGGGGATGCTCGACCGGTTGCAGTCGGCCTACCAGGACGCCCGGGCCGAGCGCTCGACCGTGGTCTCGGAACTCGAGGACGTGCAGGCCGAGAAGCGGGCCGCAGAGCGAAAGCGCGACCGCCGGGAGTCGCTCCGCGAGGACATCGAGGCCATCGAGATGGAACTGGCCGAGCGCCGCCGACGAATCGGGGACCTGGAGCGTCGACGCGACGACCTGGAGGCGGAGGTCTCCGCACTCGAGGCCGAGGTCGACGAGCGCCGGGAGGCCGACGAGGACGAACTCGTCGCGCTCCACGAGCGCGCGAACGACCTCGAGTTCGAGCTGGGGCGACTCCACGAGCGCCGCGCCGACCTCACCGAGCAGATATCGGACCTGGAGGCGGAACTAGAACGTGAGGCCGACCTCCGCGAGCGCCGCGAGCAGGTGGCGGCCGACCTCGAAGCAGAGCGAACGAAGATCGACCGGCTGGAGGCCGACGTGGTCGAGTCGTTCAACGACCACATGGCCGAACTGCTGGACCTCCTCGGGTACGAGAACGTCGAACGCATCTGGATCGAGCGAAAGCGAGCGGGCGACGACGAGGTGACCCGGAGCACGTTCGACCTGCACGTCATCCGCAGCGACGAGACCGGCGCGACCTACGAGGATTCCATCGTCCACCTGAGCGAGTCCGAGCGGACCGTCACCGGCCTCACCTTCGCGCTGGCGGGCTACCTCGCCCACGAGGTGTACGAGGAGGTGCCCGTGGTCCTGCTCGACTCCCTCGAGGCCGTCGACTCCGCGCGCATCGCGGCCGTCGTCGAGTACTTCGAGTCCTACGCGGACTACCTCGTCGTCGCGTTGCTCCACGAGGACGCCGAGGCGCTCCCCGACGAGTACCGGCGCGTCACGGACATCTGA
- the rdfA gene encoding rod-determining factor RdfA gives MGDTRVCDCKVGRVADEFDLAGVHESLAERWVRDRDDYSLRELARYFDERVLTAAMREAGEDPLGSEVASAYDALTDDAVSSGERVQVENRLSRAGVDVDAVREAFVSHQTVHTHLRECLDVEKETGPEGDPTDRAKDTLFALQSRTEAVTESTVDSLANSSLALDDFDVLVSVSVTCAACGRSYDVGELLDRGGCTCKEP, from the coding sequence ATGGGAGATACGCGGGTCTGTGACTGCAAGGTCGGGCGCGTCGCAGACGAGTTCGACCTCGCGGGCGTCCACGAGTCACTCGCAGAGCGCTGGGTCCGCGACCGCGACGACTACAGCCTGCGCGAACTCGCGCGCTACTTCGACGAGCGCGTGCTGACCGCGGCGATGCGCGAGGCCGGCGAGGACCCCCTCGGCAGCGAGGTGGCCTCGGCCTACGACGCCCTGACCGACGACGCGGTCTCCAGCGGGGAGCGCGTGCAGGTCGAGAACCGGCTCTCGCGTGCGGGCGTGGACGTGGACGCGGTCCGCGAGGCGTTCGTCTCGCACCAGACCGTCCACACCCACCTGCGCGAGTGCCTCGACGTCGAGAAGGAGACGGGCCCGGAGGGCGACCCGACCGACCGGGCGAAGGACACGCTGTTCGCGCTCCAGAGCCGGACCGAGGCCGTGACCGAGTCGACGGTCGACTCGCTGGCGAACTCCTCGCTCGCACTGGACGACTTCGACGTGCTCGTGTCCGTCAGCGTGACATGCGCTGCGTGCGGGCGGTCGTACGACGTCGGCGAGTTACTCGACCGCGGCGGCTGTACCTGTAAGGAGCCATGA
- a CDS encoding dipeptide ABC transporter ATP-binding protein yields the protein MTEPVLEVKNLRTEFKTGAEPVVASNEVSFTLHAGETMGLVGESGAGKSVTARSLLQLIDKPGHITGGQVLYDGEDLLQRSKKEMQEIRGKEIALVPQDPMTSLNPVLTVGSQIVETVERHQDVTEEEAREIAIDSMRETGIPDAADRFADYPHEFSGGMRQRVLIAIALSCQPDVIIADEPTTALDVTTQAKILDLLNELQEEKGVAILMITHNLGVVAQTCDTVGVMYAGNLVEKADMDDLFERPTHPYTRGLIDSIPQTDQAYDELPTLDGAMPDLTELPEGCNFAPRCPHATPGCREGGDPALEHVAGTDSAAACIHADDLDLAEGVEPDGHAAGRAEVDRSGDPLLDVRGLKKHFDAGDSFLDGLTLSTDGGLPTIQRQKVKAVDGVDFEIYPGETVGLVGESGCGKSTVARTILQLLGPTDGEVYFDGEPLHALDDSDVRSLRAEFQMIFQDPQSSLNPRKTVGRIIGRAMEKHDVATGEEKRERVAELLERVGLSAGAAEKYPHEFSGGQQQRIAIAHALAVEPKLIVCDEPVSALDVSVQAQILNLLNEVQAEYGLSYLFISHNIGVVKHICDRLAVMYLGKIAEFGTVEEVFSPPFHPYTEALLSAVPHADPTKRTDRILLDGTVPSPIDPPSGCPFRTRCPKKIGEVCEEEEPPLETVSETGHRISCHLSEAEMSERDSYLAETPPQAQSD from the coding sequence ATGACAGAGCCAGTACTGGAGGTGAAGAACCTCCGCACGGAGTTCAAGACCGGCGCGGAGCCGGTCGTCGCGAGTAACGAGGTCTCGTTCACGCTGCACGCGGGCGAGACGATGGGACTGGTCGGCGAGTCCGGGGCCGGGAAGTCGGTCACCGCGCGCTCGCTGCTCCAGCTCATCGACAAGCCGGGCCACATCACCGGCGGGCAGGTGCTCTACGACGGCGAGGACCTGCTGCAGCGCTCGAAGAAGGAGATGCAGGAGATCCGGGGCAAGGAGATCGCCCTGGTCCCGCAGGACCCGATGACCTCGCTGAACCCCGTCCTCACGGTCGGGAGTCAGATCGTCGAGACGGTCGAGCGCCACCAGGACGTGACCGAGGAGGAGGCCCGGGAGATCGCCATCGACTCGATGCGCGAGACGGGCATCCCGGACGCCGCGGACCGCTTCGCGGACTACCCGCACGAGTTCTCGGGCGGGATGCGCCAGCGCGTCCTCATCGCCATCGCGCTCTCGTGCCAGCCGGACGTCATCATCGCGGACGAGCCGACGACCGCGCTGGACGTGACGACGCAGGCGAAGATCCTCGACCTGCTGAACGAACTGCAGGAGGAGAAGGGCGTGGCCATCCTGATGATCACGCACAACCTGGGCGTGGTCGCCCAGACCTGCGACACGGTCGGCGTGATGTACGCCGGGAACCTCGTCGAGAAGGCCGACATGGACGACCTGTTCGAGCGACCGACCCACCCCTACACGCGGGGGCTCATCGACTCCATCCCGCAGACGGACCAGGCCTACGACGAGTTGCCGACGCTCGACGGCGCGATGCCGGACCTGACGGAACTGCCCGAGGGCTGTAACTTCGCGCCGCGGTGCCCCCACGCGACGCCCGGGTGTCGCGAAGGCGGTGACCCCGCGCTCGAACACGTCGCGGGCACGGACTCGGCGGCAGCCTGCATCCACGCGGACGACCTCGACCTCGCCGAGGGCGTCGAGCCCGACGGCCACGCGGCCGGCCGCGCCGAGGTCGACCGCTCCGGCGACCCGCTCCTCGACGTGCGGGGGCTGAAGAAGCACTTCGACGCCGGGGATAGCTTCCTCGACGGCCTGACGCTGTCGACCGACGGCGGCCTGCCGACCATCCAGCGACAGAAGGTCAAGGCGGTCGACGGGGTCGACTTCGAGATCTACCCCGGCGAGACCGTCGGCCTCGTGGGCGAGTCCGGCTGTGGGAAGTCCACGGTCGCACGGACCATCCTGCAACTGCTCGGCCCGACCGACGGCGAGGTCTACTTCGACGGCGAACCGCTGCACGCGCTCGACGACAGCGACGTGCGCAGCCTGCGGGCCGAGTTCCAGATGATCTTCCAGGACCCCCAGAGTTCGCTCAACCCGCGCAAGACCGTGGGTCGCATCATCGGGCGGGCGATGGAGAAACACGACGTTGCTACCGGCGAGGAGAAACGCGAGCGCGTCGCCGAGTTGCTCGAACGCGTCGGCCTCTCGGCCGGCGCCGCGGAGAAGTACCCGCACGAGTTCTCGGGCGGGCAACAGCAGCGCATCGCCATCGCACACGCGCTGGCGGTCGAGCCGAAGCTCATCGTCTGTGACGAGCCGGTGTCGGCGCTGGACGTCTCCGTGCAGGCCCAGATCCTGAACCTGCTGAACGAGGTGCAGGCCGAGTACGGCCTCTCGTACCTCTTCATCTCGCACAACATCGGGGTCGTCAAGCACATCTGCGACCGCCTCGCCGTGATGTACCTCGGGAAGATCGCCGAGTTCGGCACGGTCGAGGAGGTGTTCTCGCCGCCGTTCCACCCCTACACGGAGGCACTGCTCTCGGCGGTGCCACACGCCGACCCGACGAAGCGCACCGACCGCATCCTGCTGGACGGGACGGTTCCCAGCCCCATCGACCCGCCGTCGGGCTGTCCGTTCCGGACCCGGTGCCCGAAGAAGATCGGGGAGGTCTGCGAGGAGGAGGAGCCGCCCCTCGAGACGGTCTCGGAGACCGGGCATCGCATCTCCTGTCACCTCTCGGAGGCGGAGATGAGCGAGCGCGACTCCTACCTCGCCGAGACACCGCCACAGGCACAGAGCGACTGA